The following coding sequences are from one Ramlibacter henchirensis window:
- a CDS encoding surface-adhesin E family protein → MKAANPAVNLRSALLPRAAAVAVLALAAQAQAAEWVSYGQSENGAYYFDRGSVRTEGDRKRVWRLFALREPQGGVQSGKALVEIQCNAGTFRYLRTMYYSGPMGQGKYVGGAKEQSVEPIGPGTMIGELAQKVC, encoded by the coding sequence GTGAAGGCCGCAAACCCCGCCGTGAACCTGCGCTCCGCCCTCCTGCCCCGCGCCGCCGCCGTGGCGGTGCTCGCCCTCGCCGCGCAGGCCCAGGCCGCCGAGTGGGTGAGCTACGGGCAGAGCGAGAACGGCGCCTACTACTTCGATCGCGGGAGCGTGCGCACCGAAGGCGACCGCAAGCGCGTGTGGCGGCTGTTCGCGCTGCGCGAGCCGCAGGGCGGCGTGCAGTCCGGCAAGGCGCTGGTCGAGATCCAGTGCAACGCCGGGACCTTCCGCTACCTGCGCACCATGTACTACTCGGGCCCAATGGGACAGGGCAAGTACGTCGGCGGCGCGAAGGAGCAATCAGTCGAACCGATCGGGCCCGGCACGATGATCGGCGAGCTGGCGCAGAAGGTGTGCTAG
- a CDS encoding FimV family protein, with translation MSNKVYPAGRQTAARTARFGLRAVACCAAALLGAPDALALSLGRMQGAPLIGRPLQLSLPVTLQSDEELACLRAELQQPDVLSVPLTWRLDRNAAGATVLRLSSTQVVQEPVITVKVVVGCNDQLTQGYVLLADPPPARESVPLVAEAQAPAPTAAPAPPAAKPSRRAEPAPAARQDGTGRETAIAAPAQPPAVRKQANDAPSGEKSAPPQRLARAPAPKAPASPAAAPASEGRPRLQVDLLDIAIDQAPALKVSTSIAPPAANALTRTEAVAAWQQINSPPEDPLAAERAQAKAQADAVQAELRALREQTRRQSEQLQKLVEERNFARDILSGIAGAVALGFALLLWRRSRETAGGPWWQKSAAPAPVAAKEDSSFVDSSFPEEPDHPVRLAPEPDSGWAPAKAGPASVLGTARIAESAFGRSRLPSAEELLDVQDKANFFIAVGQPEKAIELLESRLMEHLGASPFLWLDLLDLCRKLNRRDDYERVRSAFQKAFAARMPRFEDASTSTEGIERYPKALSRIALLWPTSRVLQEIEHSLFEEPAPGSIQFDLEASRDLLLLYSIALDVVTSQPDGRPYDKTEVVSLLDHEAQNSTMPMPLMALDTHDAVAELPPSLDLDLGMDFGVPAAAVAPQSRPQEPTVPALDPGRLEYLETMPLRLQDLGPAASDYVSTLPPELQDFAPVAGHGPDVGLDVDLDLTSLALGRTPDVDLGLDVDFDLGQPQRRLAK, from the coding sequence GTGAGTAACAAGGTTTACCCGGCAGGACGGCAAACGGCCGCGCGCACCGCGCGCTTCGGCCTGCGCGCAGTCGCCTGCTGCGCGGCGGCCCTGCTCGGGGCTCCAGACGCCCTCGCCCTGTCGCTCGGCCGCATGCAAGGCGCCCCGCTGATCGGCCGCCCCCTGCAGCTCTCCTTGCCGGTGACGCTGCAATCCGACGAAGAACTGGCCTGCCTGCGCGCGGAGCTGCAGCAGCCCGATGTCCTGTCGGTGCCGCTCACCTGGCGCCTCGACCGCAACGCGGCGGGCGCAACCGTGCTGCGTCTGTCGTCCACGCAGGTCGTGCAGGAGCCGGTGATCACCGTGAAGGTGGTCGTCGGCTGCAACGACCAGCTCACCCAGGGTTACGTGTTGCTGGCCGATCCTCCGCCTGCGCGGGAGAGCGTTCCGCTCGTCGCCGAAGCGCAGGCCCCCGCCCCCACGGCCGCCCCCGCACCGCCCGCGGCCAAGCCGTCCCGCCGCGCTGAACCCGCGCCTGCCGCCCGCCAGGACGGCACGGGGCGGGAGACGGCGATCGCCGCGCCTGCGCAGCCGCCTGCAGTCCGCAAGCAGGCCAATGACGCGCCGTCGGGCGAGAAGTCCGCGCCGCCCCAGCGCCTCGCCCGCGCGCCGGCGCCGAAGGCGCCCGCCTCGCCCGCCGCCGCCCCGGCGAGCGAAGGCCGGCCGCGCCTGCAGGTGGACCTGCTCGACATCGCCATCGACCAGGCGCCGGCGCTGAAGGTCTCGACGTCCATTGCCCCGCCGGCGGCCAACGCGCTGACGCGAACCGAAGCCGTGGCGGCCTGGCAGCAGATCAACTCGCCGCCCGAGGACCCACTCGCCGCCGAACGCGCGCAGGCGAAGGCCCAGGCCGACGCGGTGCAGGCCGAACTCCGCGCACTGCGCGAGCAGACCCGCCGCCAGTCCGAACAGCTGCAGAAGCTGGTCGAGGAACGCAACTTCGCGCGCGACATCCTCTCCGGCATCGCCGGCGCCGTCGCGCTCGGCTTCGCCTTGCTGCTGTGGCGCCGTTCCCGCGAAACCGCCGGCGGCCCCTGGTGGCAGAAGTCGGCTGCGCCCGCGCCCGTGGCGGCCAAGGAAGACAGCAGCTTCGTGGACAGCAGCTTCCCCGAGGAGCCCGACCACCCGGTGCGCCTGGCGCCCGAGCCGGACAGCGGCTGGGCGCCCGCGAAGGCCGGCCCGGCGAGCGTGCTCGGCACTGCCCGCATCGCGGAGAGCGCATTCGGCCGCAGCCGCCTGCCCAGCGCCGAGGAACTGCTCGACGTGCAGGACAAGGCCAACTTCTTCATCGCGGTCGGCCAGCCGGAGAAGGCCATCGAGCTGCTCGAGTCGCGGCTGATGGAGCACTTGGGCGCCAGCCCCTTCCTCTGGCTGGACCTGCTGGACCTGTGCCGCAAGCTCAATCGCCGCGACGACTACGAGCGGGTGCGCTCGGCCTTCCAGAAGGCCTTCGCCGCGCGCATGCCGCGCTTCGAGGACGCCAGCACCAGCACCGAGGGCATCGAGCGCTACCCGAAGGCGCTGTCCCGCATCGCGTTGCTGTGGCCCACCTCGCGCGTGCTGCAGGAGATCGAACATTCGCTCTTCGAGGAGCCGGCGCCCGGCTCCATCCAGTTCGACCTGGAAGCCTCGCGCGACCTGCTGCTCCTCTACAGCATCGCGCTGGACGTAGTCACCTCGCAGCCGGACGGCCGCCCCTACGACAAGACCGAGGTGGTCAGCCTCCTGGACCATGAGGCCCAGAACAGCACGATGCCGATGCCGCTGATGGCGCTGGACACGCACGATGCCGTCGCGGAGCTTCCGCCCAGCCTGGACCTGGATCTGGGAATGGATTTCGGCGTGCCCGCAGCGGCCGTCGCGCCGCAGTCGAGGCCGCAGGAACCGACAGTGCCGGCCCTCGACCCCGGAAGGCTCGAGTACCTCGAGACGATGCCGCTGCGCCTGCAGGACCTGGGGCCCGCGGCCAGCGACTACGTCTCCACGCTGCCGCCCGAGTTGCAGGACTTCGCGCCGGTGGCCGGCCACGGTCCGGACGTCGGCCTGGATGTCGACCTCGACCTGACCAGCCTCGCCCTGGGACGCACTCCCGACGTCGACCTCGGCCTGGACGTCGATTTCGATCTCGGCCAGCCGCAACGCAGGCTGGCCAAGTGA